In Bacillus weihaiensis, the genomic stretch TAAGAACTAAGCGTTTTGATTGACTTCCTGCCTGAAATAGAGCTTTTGATTTTAAAGTATTTAGCAACTGATTTGTAAATTCTTGTTTAGTTGAAGCATCAATCTTTTGGTTATCTGTTCCCGATACAACGGTATTCATATATTTTCCTAAGTCTAATTCTAACGATTCTGTATTATCACTCATTTTATTCTGGACCAGATTACTAGAATTCACTTCTGCTTGTACTTTATCGTTTGTCATTTCAAGTTTCAAATATGGAAAAGCTTCTTTTACATGATTAATTGTTTGATTTAGTAAAAGCTTTGCTTCATTTGAAGATCCTTCTAATTTGACAAGCGACCTACCATTCATTTGCATCTGCTTTATTGTTAGTTGACCAAGCGTTTTAGGCTCTAGTTGTAAAAACACCTCTTTTGTTAAAGTAGGCTCTTGGGAAAGAGTTAATCTTTTAATAGCATCAACTACTTGATTAGTAAACTCAACCTGAGTACTAATATCATTCAAAATGCTTGTGTTTTTTGAAGTTGCAATGGCAGTAGATTCTTGATCCTTGGTGAAAGCTGATGAGTTAGCCTCACCTGTTATAATCCCATTAAAAAGTGATTGATTCATGTTCCTAAAGAAATTCTCTAATCCAATTAGAAGATTATCAACATCTTTCGAATACTCTTTTGGCAGTAAGAGAGCTCCTTCAACCGTTTCTACTATCCCTTTTATAACAGCGCTGTTACTATTTATTGAATCAATATCGTTGGGGTTGTTTGTACTACCATTAAGAACTCCCGGATAAATAGTAGGGTTAGGTTGTAGACCACCAAAATGAAATGGTAAACCATTTAATTTGTCATCATCACGATTTGTGCCTTCTGTTTCTTTAAGGCTATTTACAATCTCGTTTAAAAGTGGATACTTCTCTAGATTTATTTTATCACCACTGTTATCGACACCGTTTTTGTTTATAGGTTTTGCATTTGTATTTTGTAATAGATTAAAAGTTGAAAAAGAATTGTTTTGCAGTCGATCAGTCATAGATTTTTTTTGATTGCTTACTAATCCATTCAACTTACTTTGAACCACTTTATTAAGTAACATCGTAATGTCTCCCTCAATTTCATGAAAGTCGATATTCTTGTTAGCTTTAAGAAGATTTAGACCTGATATAAGTAATTTGTTAGCATTATTGTGTTCTTCTTTTTTCCTCTCTACAAAGTTATTTTCAAATAACTTTGTACTTCCATCGGAATGAGAGTTAAGGTCTATACCATATACATTATCAACTAATTTTTTGACTATTTTTTGTAAAGTTGAAAGGTCTGTTTCTGCAACTAGTTTACTTAAAGGTTCAGCGATATCAGGTGGTACTGATTCATCCAATAGAACCTTATTGACTTTTTCTCGAGTAACTTCATGGAGACCTTGTCTCTTCTGATAATCTGTCAGTATATCATTAGTTGTGATTAGTTTATCCGCATTTTCCACTAGTTTTGAGCCATTTCTAGTTGACCAATTTGTTAACAAGAAGGGCAAGCTTACCACTGCTTGATCTGAATCATTTAATTGATTAATTGATTGAAAAATAGTTTCAACTGTCACTTCTTCGGGTATTTTATAACTAGATAGCTCAGCATTTAATAATTTATTAAGCTTGTTTAGAAGATTTTCATTTATATTCTGATCTTCCGATAAGGAATATATCTCGATACCTTTTAACCCGATTAAAGCATCTGAGATAGTAGTAAAATTTGATTCTTTCATGAAGTTATCAAATGCTTCCGAATTATTTAACTTCAAACCGATCTCTTTCTCTAGCAGAGAAAAGGTAGGTATAAAGGAGTCAAATGATACTTTTTCTCTCATATTGTTCTGAATTGAAAAATGTGCCTGTAATTCACTTTTAATTTCTGCAAAGTGATTTTCAACATCAACATCAACTGCATAACTACTTGTTATATCCGATCGATTATTACTTATATCTTGTCCGCTTTTTAATACACGGTGATAGATAGCAGAAAAAGGAGTATTATCTATCAA encodes the following:
- a CDS encoding flagellar hook-length control protein FliK, with protein sequence MKLSSLLYKVSENIEKDVNQIKLIDNTPFSAIYHRVLKSGQDISNNRSDITSSYAVDVDVENHFAEIKSELQAHFSIQNNMREKVSFDSFIPTFSLLEKEIGLKLNNSEAFDNFMKESNFTTISDALIGLKGIEIYSLSEDQNINENLLNKLNKLLNAELSSYKIPEEVTVETIFQSINQLNDSDQAVVSLPFLLTNWSTRNGSKLVENADKLITTNDILTDYQKRQGLHEVTREKVNKVLLDESVPPDIAEPLSKLVAETDLSTLQKIVKKLVDNVYGIDLNSHSDGSTKLFENNFVERKKEEHNNANKLLISGLNLLKANKNIDFHEIEGDITMLLNKVVQSKLNGLVSNQKKSMTDRLQNNSFSTFNLLQNTNAKPINKNGVDNSGDKINLEKYPLLNEIVNSLKETEGTNRDDDKLNGLPFHFGGLQPNPTIYPGVLNGSTNNPNDIDSINSNSAVIKGIVETVEGALLLPKEYSKDVDNLLIGLENFFRNMNQSLFNGIITGEANSSAFTKDQESTAIATSKNTSILNDISTQVEFTNQVVDAIKRLTLSQEPTLTKEVFLQLEPKTLGQLTIKQMQMNGRSLVKLEGSSNEAKLLLNQTINHVKEAFPYLKLEMTNDKVQAEVNSSNLVQNKMSDNTESLELDLGKYMNTVVSGTDNQKIDASTKQEFTNQLLNTLKSKALFQAGSQSKRLVLKLNPEHLGQLTVKLVQTKGEMVAKIIASTESAKELLEHSIQHLKQALPSVKIEIERFEVYNEQFSKPLKDSSEQQQKEERNHKDTNGNDQKENEQNFGDTLNDLLNQFV